The stretch of DNA TGATTTTGACGTAAAGACTCAAAATTGAGGGggtttgttgctgttgttgttacAGGTTTGACATTGGCACCACTCGTGGTGAGAgtaaatccaaatttgaatGTTATCCTTACGGCATGTATCACTGTTTATGTGGGTTGCTTTCGTTCAGTGAAGGATACTCCTCCAACGGTAAGACGTAGACGTGATcagattctctcttttttttttttaattagttttaagtGATTCAGTTCTCCAGTTTGAtctaaaatgttttgtttgaatgATGTAGGAGACCATGTCTAAAGAACATGCCATGCGTTTCCCATTGGTTGGGAGTGCtatgcttctctctcttttcttattgtTCAAGTTTCTCTCAAAGGACTTGGTCAATGCTGTTCTAACAGCTTACTTCTTTGTTCTTGGGATTGTCGCTCTTTCGTATGTGTCTTATCTAAATTCTgcttctgttttttctttctccttctcgtGTAGCTATGGTCAAGTCATGACATGATTATGTGTTTTGCAGGGCGACATTGTTACCTGCCATCAGAAGATTTTTGCCTGATCCTTGGAATGACAACCTTATCATCTGGCGTTTTCCGTATTTCAAATGTATGTAACTAATATTCTTTGGTTGCCTTCTCCCTCGTTATGTTTGGATGTGATGTTGTGGTCGTTATGTTTGGATGTGATGTTGTGGTTTTGTTTGTCATTGTTTGATTAGTGTTAGTCTTTAAATGTTAATTTGGTTGATGTAATAATCATCCTAGCTCCTATGTGTTTGTCCTGTTCGCAAGTCTGTTTTACTCTACTTACTATGTTCAGTGATTGTTTTACCCTTTTGGTTGATATCAATGccaaataatgtttttttttggttgctgaCTCCTTTGTTTTTTAAACAGCTTTGGAGGTAGAGTTCACAAAGTCCCAAGTTGTTGCAGGAATCCCTGGAACCTTCTTCTGTGCGTGGTATGCGTGGAAAAAGCATTGGCTGGCTAACAATATTCTCGGCCTTTCCTTCTGCATTCAGGTTCCTTTCCGTCCATTCTATATGGGAACACATAAATTACGTGGCTTCTTTATCAAAAcatattatagaattttaaaattgagcTGGAATCAGTGTCGTTACTGTTGTTGGGTGTgacttctttttctaattaatcgTGTGGCCAATACAGGGAATTGAGATGCTCTCTCTTGGATCATTCAAGACTGGTGCCATCCTTTTGGTAAGAGCCGCATCTTTGAATGTTATTATTGAAATTTGTTTGGAATGATTAGATGATAAGACAATTCAAGTCGTCGAAGATGTCTTAATCATTTCGGTGTTTGTTTAACTTGACTTCCAGGCAGGACTATTTTTCTATGATATCTTCTGGGTTTTCTTCACTCCGGTTATGGTTAGTGTTGCCAAATCCTTTGATGCTCCAATAAAGGTTAGTATAATTGCCTCAGAAGTACACACCAACTAatattaaattggttttttgttgttgtgatcttGTCAGTAATCTCATTGTTGCATATTTGTTTCAGCTTTTATTCCCTACGGGCGATGCTCTAAGACCCTATTCTATGCTTGGCCTTGGTGACATTGTCATTCCCGGTATGTTCTCTAATGCGTAACTCAATAACTATGTACAGCTTTTGGTTATACACTCTTGTATTTCGGATATTATATGAATATGAGACATTagcttttgttttcctttaggTATTTTTGTTGCACTTGCTCTAAGATTTGATGTGTCAAGACGTAGACAACCACAATACTTCACAAGTGCATTTATCGGATACGCTGTTGGTGTTATCCTCACGATTGTAGTCATGAACTGGTTTCAAGCAGCACAGGTCTGTCTCTGTGTCTTAATTGTTGTCATCCATTTTATTGTTACCTAAATTTTGGGATTTTCTCTGATgggttttggtttgtgttttgcCTCTGTTTTAGCCTGCTTTGTTATACATTGTCCCAGCCGTAATTGGGTTCTTGGCTTCTCACTGCATTTGGAACGGTGACATCAAACCGGTTCGTTTTCTCCTCCTTGTAGATTTCGAATGTTGTAAATGCAATTTTTACATTTGCAATTACATGCATGTATaaacattttcagttttttttttttataattgtgtttggAGCCTAACAGAGCAGAAGAACTTTCCTTTTTTACCTTGTGTTTgctttacatgtttatattatgGTTGTAGTCTTGTAGTAAAGGATTAATGAGCTTAtggtctttttcttcttcttttttgttgctgTTGCAGTTGATGGCGTTTGATGAATCAAAGACCGAGGAACCAAAGACTGATGAATCAAAGACAAGTGAGGAGGTTAACAAAGCTCATGATGAATGAGGCAAAATCGAGAAAGAAGGGCAGaggagaaatatatatacacataaatgtgtttaaaaatatggaaaaagaaaggaaaacaattttgtttccaaatgAGCAATCAGTCCCTTCTAACcccttttttggtttattagattttcaaactttcttttGTCAAAGACTTGTGTAAGTTACTACTGTTAAGTTACAACAGATTTCATTTTGACCTTTTAAGATAATAGGTTTCCTTTGACTCttctttatgtatttttatgttAAATCATTTCAACTATTGTAGACGACATGGAAGGATAGAATAGTGTGGGAGGCAAAGAACATAGGTAGTACCAAAGGATTAAACTATGATCTTGTAACTTGTGgcttaaaaatactaataaatatatagaatttgACAAAACGAAGTACATCGTAATAAGTAGAAAATATCCGTTTTTGTGAAGTGATATTTATGCTTGGGGAGCAATTTCGAGTCAAGAAAGCAAAGATAGTAAGTGCAATTAttgctttgtttctgtttctgagATCTCTAGTACAATTATTTGCTTGGAGAGCAAGTTGTGTGTTATGTATATAGGTATCTCTCTAATGAGTCAATAAAAATGTAGAGAATTAAGGGAAACctaagaaatcaaagaaaaatgagagtGGTGATCAAAGCTAAGAAGACTCTGTTTGCGGTTAGATTGGAGTCCTTTGAAGAACGTCGGAAAATCAAAACCATCATGGAGGTGAGGAGTTTCACAGGTAAGACTCTCAAAGAAACGAAGGATTTGGTGGAGAAGGCTCCGTCGGTTTTGAAAACAGGAGtatcaaaagaagaaggagaggagatCGTGGAGAAGCTGAAGGCAGTTGGTGCAATAGCTGTTTTGGACTGAGTTTCCAAGTCTGGTGTATGTTACCCTTGGTATCTTTTGTTTCATCTATGAGCTGATGATACCATTAATAAAAGTTTAATTATTAACTCAATTAGGCTTTCTAATTTCTAGTGTTGGTTTCTCCTTGCTAATGTTTGCTAGTTTAGTATTATGTATCACAAGTCGTTCATCGTGGCATAATAATAATCGTTGAATTTGGGAACTTTGTTATTCTATGATGCTTCACTCAGCTTTCTTACTTGGCTGGCTCCACACCACAACCCGTCTGCGatgattttcaaatatatgGTTTAACATTCTAATCACA from Camelina sativa cultivar DH55 chromosome 9, Cs, whole genome shotgun sequence encodes:
- the LOC104710221 gene encoding signal peptide peptidase — its product is MKNCEKFANLALAGLTLAPLVVRVNPNLNVILTACITVYVGCFRSVKDTPPTETMSKEHAMRFPLVGSAMLLSLFLLFKFLSKDLVNAVLTAYFFVLGIVALSATLLPAIRRFLPDPWNDNLIIWRFPYFKSLEVEFTKSQVVAGIPGTFFCAWYAWKKHWLANNILGLSFCIQGIEMLSLGSFKTGAILLAGLFFYDIFWVFFTPVMVSVAKSFDAPIKLLFPTGDALRPYSMLGLGDIVIPGIFVALALRFDVSRRRQPQYFTSAFIGYAVGVILTIVVMNWFQAAQPALLYIVPAVIGFLASHCIWNGDIKPLMAFDESKTEEPKTDESKTSEEVNKAHDE